From Salvia splendens isolate huo1 chromosome 3, SspV2, whole genome shotgun sequence, a single genomic window includes:
- the LOC121797439 gene encoding uncharacterized protein LOC121797439 — protein MSGERGSSAAPLISCSFLQRCRHVPGAVKGLLYSCLYPTEILTAFGFMWVLSTWIHKWNLFFVVAGAQEWAEVVNCSSAVCCSWKADVAGLFVPLQPAVKAGKGRGGTRAGVQSCCSSPLLFILVRGSLSAGGGKGCKSCPPSSLSWQILVFNKEVGKWRWGEGVAG, from the exons ATGTCAGGGGAAAGGGGATCCTCGGCTGCCCCTTTGATTTCCTGCTCCTTCCTGCAACGCTGCAGACATGTACCCGGTGCTGTTAAGGGGCTGCTGTATTCTTGTTTGTATCCTACTGAAATTTTAACTGCATTTGGCTTCATGTGGGTACTTAGTACTTGGATTCATAAATGGAACTTGTTTTTTGTTGTGGCAGGTGCACAAGAATGGGCAGAGGTTGTTAACTGCAGCTCTGCAGTTTGCTGCAGCTGGAAGGCAGACGTTGCAGGCTTATTTGTCCCATTGCAGCCTGCGGTTAAGGCTGGGAAAGGCAGGGGTGGTACTCGAGCTGGAGTGCAGAGTTGCTGCAGCTCTCCTCTTCTTTTTATTCTGGTTCGTGGCAGCCTCTCGGCTGGTGGAGGAAAAGGCTGTAAGAGCTGCCCTCCATCCTCCCTATCTTGGCAAATTTTGGTCTTCAACAAGGAAG TTGGAAAGTGGCGATGGGGTGAAGGAGTGGCTGGCTGA